The DNA window GTTGGTTCACTCTCGGATGGCCGTTTAAACACCAGGCGGCTGAGTACCTTGCCTATCGCGCACATAGAGAGACGGTAGGATTGCGGCTAAGCCACGGTCAGCCACGGTCCAGTCGTCATATAGGTACAAACTAACAAGAGTCGGTTCTTCATAACAATCTAACAGGGTAAGATTAATAGTTGTAGAGCTTCAATGAACCTACATTGTATCAGACAACTTTACCTCTGATGCCATATTCGTTCATAAGACAACTATCCATCGGTGCTTTTGTAACAAGTCCATATGCCTCGGTCTGTTGGAAGAGGATGCACTACCTGTCGGTAAGTAGCCTAAATACCCCCTTTTCAACTATAATAATGACTGACTTGTGAACTGAGCAGGATCCGACGTGTAAAGTGCGATGAGGCTAGGCCCAACTGTCGCCGTTGCATTTCCACCGGCCGACGGTGCGATGGCTACCTTCCTGTGGATATCGCCTTGTCTCGCCGTGCGTTAGTTGATATTGCTAAGCATCCCGGTACCTCAATTCCAGAGCACATCAAGCTACTACAGCAACGAAGACAAGCAGCAGTACCAGTGGTGCTCACGCGGTCCTTGTCACAAGCTCCAGCGGCCCTTGCCCGAACTCCAACCTGTTTGGGGGATGAAAGATCTCGTCTGTCACTGGAATTCCAGCTATTCGACGTTTTTCGCTCCCGGACTATCCCGTCAGCCACTTTGCTCGCACCATCACAATTTTGGACACAGTTGGTTCTGAAACTAACGCATAATGAACCGGCTATGTGGCACGCATGTATTACGCTGGCTTCACTGCAGCAGGCTTGGCACGTCACGGAGAACAATGGTGCAAGTGCTGGGGAACGACTTCACACATCACGCCAAGCAAAGATTAAAGGCGTCTCTGAGGTGCACTACTATCGAGCCATCTCCCTAGCCAAGACGGTGTCTCACCCAACATCAATGCTGGTGCTTAGTATCTTATTAGGTGCCGCCGCTGGTGGGCTAGGCAGGACTCAAGATGCCAGAATGCACGTCATAGCCGGTAGGAAGCTATTCGTGGAAGGAGATCAATCGCATGAGACGGCGCGCGCTGCTGATGTGCTGGTTCGACTCGATCTCGACCGCTTATCAGTCATGGATATGGCTGCACCATATGTTCGAGAAGACATGGCGGCGCTTCGCCATTGTGGTCAACAAGGTCTGTTTGAAAGGGGGTTTGATACGTACGGACAAGCTTTTGAAGGTATTTACGCCCTCACCAGGGTTTTGATGGTCAATCACTACCAGTCATGGGCATCTTTTCTCATCAAAGAATACAAATTCAGTGAGGATTTGCGCGCTTGGGAACTTGGAATGGCTCGATTCGAAATACAGCCTCACATTCAAACACGGGAAACGAGACCGTGGGCAGCTGGAACTGGGTGTGAAAATATGATCTATGCACTTTCAATACGTATCTGCCATACGTTCCTCTACATCATGCTCCACCGGCTCCGCGAGCCGATTCCAGAAACGAGATTTGACCAGGATCTGGCCTTGTTTGAGCGAGTCATCCTTCTGAGCGAGGAGCTGTGCCGCCGAGCAGCCTCGGATCTAACATCAGTGTCTATAGATCCTGGCTTGATCATGGTGTTATATATGGCTGGATCAAAATGTAGACACTCTCGGCTGAGAAGAAAGTGTGTGAGGATGCTAGAAAAACTCAAGAGACGTGAAGGAGTCTGGAGAAGTgatgcggctgctggaaTGTTGCTGAAAATTATCGAAGtggaggagcagcggcaTGTACATTTTGGAGACGTCGGGGACAACCAGCAGTTTTCGCCACCAACACAAACGGAGATGAGATACTTGCAGAGCGCAATGAAAGTCTCTTGGAACGCCTGGACAAAGCCTGGTTTTGGACTCCAGGCGTGGGAAACCTGGGATCGAGTTGATGTAATACCAGAACATTGCCGGGTGCAAGACACGGATGTGGCGGTATTTGAGGAAGACGGTTACCTGTCTGcaactcttcatcttgcaGGATCAAGGCAAAATCAGCGTAAAGTCATTGTTCGCTTTTAAGCGTAAGGACGGTTAACAGATGGCCAAAACCATGGTTGACTACACCAAGGGCATTGCAAATTGCAAAACGCCAGATTACGAAGCAATGGTTTGCTATGCAGGATGGGCGATGAGGACTGCAAAGGTTGGTGGCGCAAAGGCTGAGAGTTGCTGTTTAGGTTCGGGACGTACAATCGCTGAAAGCCTCTGACACATTCAGCAGCAAACCTCAAAAGTCGAAGCAAATGTTGTTGCCGCTCACTAGTAGTCCCCCCCATAAAGGGGTTATGTTGGCGCATCTGAGACTAGAGCTCATCGAAATGTTCATAGCTGATCAATTTTCCTCGTTGTTAACGCTTTTAGCTGATAAATCTTAGAAAGGTAGTTGATTGACTCGGGTTGTCCCAGTTTACGTATAAAGGCTCTGGAGTGAACCTACGAAGCGAGCAAGGATCTTGTGTTTGTAATATCGAAATGAGGCCACTTGGATGAAGCTGGACCGTACATCTGCAAGACTTATACTCAGGAATTACTAACATCAATGAAAGATATTGCGCCTATCGCGACGCGCGAGTCAAATACATGAGCCAGCCGATGGTGGGTTTTGGTGAAGGAACGATGTGAGTTATACAGCATACAAGGCAGAACAAGCCAATAGAAGAGCCAGAGACTGGCCAGTCAGAAAGCTGAGCATCACGCTTGCACGCATGAATACCTAATATACAACACCTCTTTACCTAGCCGGAGCCAAATGAACCGCAGTGAGTGACAAATTGGCTGGGCGAGGCAGCACGTCTATACCGCCACTGCACTGGACCCCTATCTCGGCTTACGCATCATTGTCTCAAGAGGTAATGGCGCAAGTGGCGGTGCTGAGCCAATCCAATTCCTCGAATGGCGAGGTCACCAATAGACGCAACACCTGAACCTGGGCGCCCCACACTGGTGGATAACTGCTACAGATTGCCGCGTGTGGGATCGAGGCTGATATTTTGGATGCTATTTACGGCAGCGTCTGAATGGGTTTGAGATGTGGTCAGTGCTAACCCGATCTTTGCCTCGCTGAGATTTCATTGGCGGGCTCGCCATTCAAAAGCCACTTagcactgctgctgggaCTTGAATTCCGCAGTAGTGCAAGAAGCATGGCCTGAAACATCATGTAGTTGGTGGCATCAGGGGCTCGGGGTGTGACGAGGCTCATAATCGTGCTCTAGCATAGAACTTGTCAAAATGGCCGCTTTTGGTCTTCAGACGTATATCCTAGCGTGCGGCAAGGGAAGGAGGATCGCGCCAACTTGTGCTTGGCATCATTCAATGGCGAAATGAAGCTCTTTATTGGAACTCACCTATAAGAAGGGCTGAGTCCTGCCTGAATCCAATATCTCTAATTGAGTTCTCTGCTGTGCATCTGTCCATATCCCCTTGACTCTTCTATCATTTTCTTatcctctctttcttgcccTCCTCTGCATCCTACATCATGAAACCATCAAAAATCGTGAGCAGCGTGGGAATATCCGGCTTAGGCCATGCTCTGGCACAGTCGACTTTCATCCCTTCACCGTCAGGGCTTGAGCACGTTTTATCGCAACGATGGCCGGGCGCGTCCATTGACTACAAGCAGGTACAGCATTTCTTCTAAAGGCCCAGAGCAGCAAGCTTTGGCCGGTGCCCTTGTTCAGACCCTCCTACTTACACAACAGGACTACAAAGACGTCAATCTGCGAGGTCACCCCAGGTGTCAAGGCATGGAGCGGCTACGTCTCGCTTCCAGCATCAGTTCAGAATCAAGTTGAGCATACGCATGCCTCTTTCGACGTCAACTTGTTCTTCTGGTACTTTGGTAGGGAAAACTCTGCCTTTCCTTGTTGTTAAAAGCAAACTCATTAACTCTCTGAATAGAGTCACGCCATGATGCGGCAAATGCGCCAACAGCAATATACCTTGGTGGTGGTCCGGGGTACACGTCCCTGGATTCCATGTCTGGGTTTCCATGCAACATAAACAACGATTCCAACAGCACGACCCTAAATACGTTCTCCTGGAATAATAATGTGAACATGCTATACATTGATCAGCCAGTAGGAACCAGCTTTTCGTACGCGACCATCCAAGACGGATTTTTGAACGTTGCGAATCCTGGCCCGCCGGTTTTTACACCGCTTCAGAACAGTTCACAATTGAAGACGAACGCGACTTTTATGGCTGCGACATTGGATCCTCGGCCACTGGAAACCACACAAAACACAACCGCGCAGGCTGCCCGGACCATCTGGCGATTTGCCCAGATTTGGTTCCAGGAGTAGGACATTTCTTGACACAATAACCATCATCAGTCAACGCCAGGCTAACTATTACCTTGCAGGTTTCCAAAATACAATACTACGAACAAAGAGATTTCAATCTGGGGCACATCTGTATGTTGTATTACAATTCACATTCATTGCTGATGGCGCAAACTAATATGCACGCTACATAGTACGGAGGATTTTGGAGCACCGCATTCATGTCACATTTCATTACACAAAACAAGCTCATTGCAGCCAATCAGCACAAGAACGAGAACGCGACAGTTCTTCCAACGGGTATCCTAGGCATTGCCAACGGCTGTATTGATACGCGTGCTGAAGCTTTTGGCTATCCTCATCTGGCGTATAACAACACATACGGAATCCAGGTCTATAACGAGAGTGTGTATAACGAGGTGATGCAGCAGGTAGTTGCCCCCAAGACCGGATGTTACGATGCGGTAGACGCATGCAGAACGTTGGCAAATGAAGGCGACCCTTATGGTTATGGCAATAACGAAACGGTCAACCAGGCTTGTCTATTGGCCACGGAGGCTTGTTTCGAAAAGGTGGTCGCACCTTACATGGAGGTATCCAATGTGAGTAAGGGATGACCCGCAGACCGGCGATGACTGCTCACATCTCGCAAATAGATATCTTCATTCGACATCACTTACCTCAACATTGCATCGGATGCGGCAGATTACTTCAATGGGTTCTTCAACCAACGTTGGGTGCAGGAAGACTTGGCTGTCCGTGTCAACTTCACAGGCAATGACTATTCATATCAGACGGCGCTCCTTGCCCAGACCGGTAATGCCATGGTACAGGACATATCTCTCCTTGAACATGTCTTGAATAATGGGGTTGGTGTGGCATTGGTGTTTGGCGATCGCGACTACAAGTGCAACTGTAAGCCATAACCcagaagaagcgccagcTCTCTACGGATCTTGGACTGAATGACGTATAGGGATTGGTGCCGAGAACATCTCTCTTAGTATGGATTATTCCGCGGCCGCATCTTTCCGCCAAGCCGGCTACACTGACATACAGACCAATTCCTCATACAAAGGCGGACTTGTGCGGCAACACGGCAATGTATCTTTCTCTCGTGTTTTTGACGCCGGACACGCTGTTGCTGCGTACCAACCACAGACGGTCTATGAGATATTCGAGAGAAGCATGTTTCGAAAGGATATTGCAACTGGAGCGCAGGATGTGAACGACTGCTTCAGTACAAAAGGGCCACTCAGCAGCTGGGCGATTAAAAACTCCGTACCTTTGGACTCACCTGAGAATGTGTGTTACACATACGTTGCGGCAGACACGTGCACAGATGAGCAGCTGGGCGCTCTTGCTAACGGGACAGCTGTTATTGTTGATTTTGTGGTAACAACACCTGCGGGGAAAAGACTTAGGAACAGCTCGGGCGAACAGGGAGCAAACACAACGGTAGCTGGTTGTCCCAGCTGAAGTAATATTGTCAGCTGTTCTGGAGCTTCGCAATAGCTAGTGTTTTTGTGTATAACACCACTTAGTATTTACAATAAGCTATATAATACATATATTTACTTGTCTACTTCTCTCTTTAGTAGctaaaaggcaaagaaaataCTGTAAAATGAAGAGGatatcttataataaataagccAATTTATCATGAATAGCTATAGAAAATATCCCTAGTAAAACGCCAGTAAATAAGACAAAGGCGACATACATCAGCCTTATGAGTACACCAGTAATGCTTATCATCCTTCTAGATACAATACCAACTGTTAATTGATATAACACAATTTCATCATCTCAAAGTCATTTGTAATCAATCATTACTGCCTTCCAGAGCATCTTCCTTTAAGACAATATATGGCAGTCGCATtttgtttttaatttaatcCGATTTGTATGGGCTAAGGGCGTGGTGGTAAACATCGCCGTTATCTCGCCTGTTGATTTCAAGTGAATGGGAGTCGGAGTCGAATAGCGTGCCAGATACGCGATCGCTGTCTTTGCTAACCGACGTCTTCCTTGGCGAGATAGACGCCGCATCGCTCGTATAATCCGTGCTTCCTTCTGTCTCCCTGGTGAATTCTGAGTGGGGACCCGAGGATATCTCTTCatgctctgctgcttctgttGCCTTGAGATCGACTTCTTCGAATTCAGGTTGGATGGGCCGAGGAAGATTTCTCGGTGGCAGCGGGGGCGGGACGCGCTTGATGGGAACCACGGCCTCGACTGGGGGAGCGCTGATCGATTGCGATCGCAAATTCGAGGGAGACATGATTGCAGCCTCTGacttttcatcatcttcactgAAGAATGTGAGGCTGTCATCTCTGCCCCAGTCGCGGTGGATGCTGTTCTTGCGGCCTTTGGCACTCCAGGGGCTATTGTAGAACTCCCCGGGCTCGTCGTAAAGACTCCGATTCTGAAAGGTGTTAAAAACTGGGCTCGTGATTGGAGTTATAACTTCATCGGTTTGTGTACCGGCATCTGATGATTCATAATGCGGATCGCCGCTGCTCCATCGGAGCCTTGAGTTTGGAGTTGATGCGTGGCTGTCGCGGCTGCTTCTTGTTTCTGCAGTCTCCATGCTGTGTCTATTGCTATTGTGAAACTTGCTGTAAGTCGGGCTTGACGGGCTTGGGTGGTATTCAAACTGGCTGCTAGACGGTCTTGAACGAGTGCCGGCCTCGACAATATCCAGTCCCTCCCGTTGCAGGGCCAGAAAGCCATATGGATCCGGGTCATCAGGCTCTGGGATGCCGAACGACTTGTCACTGGGCGCCTCGACATTTACATCGCCCGGTGCTGGCTGTCCCTCAAGCTCCTCCATgagctcttcatcaacatCCGAGCGACCTTCGGCAGCTTTCAATGTCTCCATCAGCATTTTAAGCTCGTATGGTGGATGCCGGACTTTGCCAGCTAATATGTCGGTAACACCAATCGTCTG is part of the Trichoderma atroviride chromosome 1, complete sequence genome and encodes:
- a CDS encoding uncharacterized protein (antiSMASH:Cluster_1.1) codes for the protein MPRSVGRGCTTCRIRRVKCDEARPNCRRCISTGRRCDGYLPVDIALSRRALVDIAKHPGTSIPEHIKLLQQRRQAAVPVVLTRSLSQAPAALARTPTCLGDERSRLSLEFQLFDVFRSRTIPSATLLAPSQFWTQLVLKLTHNEPAMWHACITLASLQQAWHVTENNGASAGERLHTSRQAKIKGVSEVHYYRAISLAKTVSHPTSMLVLSILLGAAAGGLGRTQDARMHVIAGRKLFVEGDQSHETARAADVLVRLDLDRLSVMDMAAPYVREDMAALRHCGQQGLFERGFDTYGQAFEGIYALTRVLMVNHYQSWASFLIKEYKFSEDLRAWELGMARFEIQPHIQTRETRPWAAGTGCENMIYALSIRICHTFLYIMLHRLREPIPETRFDQDLALFERVILLSEELCRRAASDLTSVSIDPGLIMVLYMAGSKCRHSRLRRKCVRMLEKLKRREGVWRSDAAAGMLLKIIEVEEQRHVHFGDVGDNQQFSPPTQTEMRYLQSAMKVSWNAWTKPGFGLQAWETWDRVDVIPEHCRVQDTDVAVFEEDGYLSATLHLAGSRQNQRKVIVRF
- a CDS encoding uncharacterized protein (EggNog:ENOG41~MEROPS:MER0016549~antiSMASH:Cluster_1.1) — its product is MKPSKIVSSVGISGLGHALAQSTFIPSPSGLEHVLSQRWPGASIDYKQTSICEVTPGVKAWSGYVSLPASVQNQVEHTHASFDVNLFFWYFESRHDAANAPTAIYLGGGPGYTSLDSMSGFPCNINNDSNSTTLNTFSWNNNVNMLYIDQPVGTSFSYATIQDGFLNVANPGPPVFTPLQNSSQLKTNATFMAATLDPRPLETTQNTTAQAARTIWRFAQIWFQEFPKYNTTNKEISIWGTSYGGFWSTAFMSHFITQNKLIAANQHKNENATVLPTGILGIANGCIDTRAEAFGYPHLAYNNTYGIQVYNESVYNEVMQQVVAPKTGCYDAVDACRTLANEGDPYGYGNNETVNQACLLATEACFEKVVAPYMEVSNISSFDITYLNIASDAADYFNGFFNQRWVQEDLAVRVNFTGNDYSYQTALLAQTGNAMVQDISLLEHVLNNGVGVALVFGDRDYKCNCKP
- a CDS encoding uncharacterized protein (EggNog:ENOG41~MEROPS:MER0016549~antiSMASH:Cluster_1.1); amino-acid sequence: MKPSKIVSSVGISGLGHALAQSTFIPSPSGLEHVLSQRWPGASIDYKQTSICEVTPGVKAWSGYVSLPASVQNQVEHTHASFDVNLFFWYFESRHDAANAPTAIYLGGGPGYTSLDSMSGFPCNINNDSNSTTLNTFSWNNNVNMLYIDQPVGTSFSYATIQDGFLNVANPGPPVFTPLQNSSQLKTNATFMAATLDPRPLETTQNTTAQAARTIWRFAQIWFQEFPKYNTTNKEISIWGTSYGGFWSTAFMSHFITQNKLIAANQHKNENATVLPTGILGIANGCIDTRAEAFGYPHLAYNNTYGIQVYNESVYNEVMQQVVAPKTGCYDAVDACRTLANEGDPYGYGNNETVNQACLLATEACFEKVVAPYMEVSNISSFDITYLNIASDAADYFNGFFNQRWVQEDLAVRVNFTGNDYSYQTALLAQTGNAMVQDISLLEHVLNNGVGVALVFGDRDYKCNWIGAENISLSMDYSAAASFRQAGYTDIQTNSSYKGGLVRQHGNVSFSRVFDAGHAVAAYQPQTVYEIFERSMFRKDIATGAQDVNDCFSTKGPLSSWAIKNSVPLDSPENVCYTYVAADTCTDEQLGALANGTAVIVDFVVTTPAGKRLRNSSGEQGANTTVAGCPS
- a CDS encoding uncharacterized protein (EggNog:ENOG41~antiSMASH:Cluster_1.1), translated to MQKVTSKLPSWDTTKTTSKKGFDKVWGWADKLGAPVNRLSNRIGSEAFWPTTLDKESDKAARILRSFCKDGFYADEEPQVDAAGPKRKQRVIKKIPQKVIENCVGLAIFTVMRTGLWVSGAGGSGVVVAKQEDGSWSPPSGILLHTAGLGFLVGVDIYDCVLVINNRKALDAFTKVRATVGGEITAVAGPVGMGGVLENDGKWKEANRPNFTYLKSRGFYAGVQVDGSIIIERTDENARFYGQTIGVTDILAGKVRHPPYELKMLMETLKAAEGRSDVDEELMEELEGQPAPGDVNVEAPSDKSFGIPEPDDPDPYGFLALQREGLDIVEAGTRSRPSSSQFEYHPSPSSPTYSKFHNSNRHSMETAETRSSRDSHASTPNSRLRWSSGDPHYESSDAGTQTDEVITPITSPVFNTFQNRSLYDEPGEFYNSPWSAKGRKNSIHRDWGRDDSLTFFSEDDEKSEAAIMSPSNLRSQSISAPPVEAVVPIKRVPPPLPPRNLPRPIQPEFEEVDLKATEAAEHEEISSGPHSEFTRETEGSTDYTSDAASISPRKTSVSKDSDRVSGTLFDSDSHSLEINRRDNGDVYHHALSPYKSD